The nucleotide sequence TAACATCTGCTTCGCCTCCTGCTCTAATAGCTATTTCGGTAGATTCAGTCTTTAAATCCTTGCCTTTGTAAACACCTCCTGTACTAATAGATATATCTTGGCTTTGCGCTTTTCCTGAAGTTTGTATAACTCCTCCTGTTACAGATTTAATATCCGCTGTAGTTACTTTTAATTCTAGATTAATTTCGCCTCCCTCTTGAGCTCTCAGCTCAATTTCGTATTGCTTTATTTTATCGTTAGACTTTATTTTTGCACCTTCATTAGCATCAATAATATCTACATTAGTGTAATATAGTTTTACATTAGTATTGTTTCCATCGTAGCTTTCTTCTAGATTCATTCTAATTTTAAGTTTCCCATTTTTGTTTACAATAACAACGTCATTTTTATTTCTACCAGAAATAACAACTTCGTTTTTATTTGATTTAATAAGCTCTACTTCTATTAAATCGTAAACTTTTAGTTCGGAAAATTCGCCAATAGATTTAGTAATCTCGCTTTGAGAAAATACTATGGATGTTATTAAAAATACAAGTGTTGTTAAGATATTTTTCATTGTTTCTTTTGTTTTTTATTGAGGGTTCTAAATCAATAACTATACCATTAAGTATTTATTATATTAAACATCTTCTCTTTTTCCAATTAAAGAGAAATCAAGGTGTTTTTTTACTAAATCGGCTTGTTTTACTTTAACTACAACCTCATCTCCTAATTGATACATATTTTTTGTGGCTTGACCAATTAATGCATATTCATCCTGATCAAATTGGTAATAATCATCTTTAATATCTCTAATTCTTACCATGCCTTCGCACTTGTTTTCTATTATTTCTACATAAATTCCCCAATCAGTTACACCTGAAATTACTCCAACAAATTCTTGATCCTGATGGTCTTGCATGAATTTAATTTGCATGTACTTTATAGAATCCCTTTCGGCTTTAGTAGCGAGGTATTCCATGTTAGAGGAGTGTTGGCATTTTTCTTCATACACTTCTTCGCTTGCAGATTTTCCTTTATCTAAATAATGTTGTAATAATCTATGAGCCATTACATCTGGATAACGACGAATAGGCGATGTGAAATGGCTGTAATAATCGAACGCTAATCCATAATGACCAATATTGTGAGTTGTGTATTCAGCTTTACTCATACTTCGAATAGCAAGTGTGTCTACTAAATTTTGTTCTTTTTTTCCATTTACTTCCTTTAATAAATTATTTAAAGAAGCTGTTGTAGTCTTTCTATCTTTAAAATTTAACTTATAACCAAAACGACCAACAATATTTTGTAAAGCAGCAAGTTTTTCATCATTTGGTTCGTCGTGGACACGATAAATAAATGTTTTTTTAGGTGATTGTTTACCTATAAATTCTGCTACTTTTTTATTAGCTAATAACATAAATTCCTCAATCAATTTATTAGCATCCTTACTGGTCTTAAAAAATACACCAACCGGGTTATTAGTTTCATCTAAATTAAACTTCACCTCTACTTTATCAAATGATATTGCTCCATCTCCCATTCGTTTTTTTCGCATGATTTTAGCAAGTTCGTCTAACTTTAAAGTAGCGTCAGCAATAGCTTGATCGGTTTTGTAAGCTTTTCCTGTTAATGAAATTTCTTTAGGTATTTCATTGGTTTTAGTTTCAATAATACTTTGCGCTTCTTCGTAAGCAAAGCGAGCATCACTATACGTTACTGTACGTCCAAACCACTGATTTTTTATTTCTGCTTTATTGTTCATCTCAAACACTGCAGAAAAGGTATATTTTTCTTCGTTAGGTCTTAATGAGCATGCGTTATTCGATAATACTTCAGGAAGCATTGGTACTACTCTATCTACTAAATATACACTGGTTGCACGTTCGTATGCTTCATCATCTAAAATAGTTCCTTCTTTTACATAATGTGATACATCTGCAATATGAATTCCTACTTCGTAATTACCATTTTTAAGTACTTGAAACGATAAGGCATCATCAAAGTCTTTAGCGTCTTTAGGATCTATAGTAAAAGTCAACACATCGCGCATATCACGACGCTTTTTTATTTCATCTTCTTGAATGGATGTGTCTAGTTTATTTGCATAGTCTTCTACTTCATGAGGGAATTCATAAGGTAATCCATACTCAGTTAAAATAGAATGAATTTCGGTGTTATGTTCTCCTGGTTTACCAAGTACTTTAATCACTTTTCCTGTTGGCGAATCTTGTTTTTCTGGCCAATCTACAAGTTTCACAAGTACTTTATCACCATCTTCGGCATTAAGTGTTTTATTAAGCGGTACAAATACATCTACATACATTTTATTACTATCTGGTACCACAAAGGCATAGTTTTTATGTTTTTGTATTACACCAACATACTCGGTTTTATGTCTGCTAATTACTTGAGTAATTTCTCCCTCTAATTTTCCTCTTTTTTTGCGTTTATATACGTATAGTTCTACTTCATCGCCATGAAGTGCTTTATTTACATTGTTTGAAGCGATGAAAATATCGTCTTCAAAATCTTCACATATTACATAGCCTGATCCTCGAGCTGAGGCATCGAAAATTCCTGTATAATATTCAGATGAAACGATAGCTTTAAACTTACCTCGATCAACTTCTTCTATTTCTTCTTTCGCTTTTAAGCGATGTAAAGTTTTAATAATTTGATTTCTACTACTAGCATCATTTACACCAAGCTTAGCAGCTATTTGTTTGTAATTAAAAGATTTATTTCTATCCACTTTAAGAATTGTGTGGATACTATCTGTAAGGTTATGTATTTGTTTAGAATTCTTTTTTCTTTTCTTTCTTGTCATTTATTTTATTATCATATTCTGTTCCTTGAAGTTAAGGAATCTATTAATTTTTAAACTCAATATTTAAGTGAAGAAGGGGTATTAAGTTTATGCAAAGCTAACATTTATAATTTAAATAGATTATTTTAAAATTTGACTTATTCACATTTAATAATATAATAACTATTTCTTTTTTAAAATTTAAAATTAAAATGGTGATTATTATAGCTTGTTAACTACTACAATAACTTTTTTAATAATTACTTTGATGTTAAGTTATCTTCTCTTTATCTAAATGTAATTAACAAGTTATTAGTATAGTAAACTCTTTATAATTAATTATTTAAATATTTAGTTAACAATTGTATATTATAGATATAAACAACTTAAAACTCATAAATATTTACTCTTTTTATGTTTGTAAGCACAGTTTATTAGTTAACAAAAATACAACTTCTAACAACAACTAAATTTGGATTTTAAAAACAGATTTCTACTTGTAAAAAAAATTGAAATAATAAAATATTAGTTATTAGAAGTAATGATGAGATATTAACAATTATTTAAAAAGTAACTAACAACTTTTAAAAGCCCATGTTTATATTTTGTAATTTTATAACCAAGATGAAATATGATTAAAATAAATCTTTTTAAAGCAAGCTTCGTCTTATTATTGTATTGAAAATATAACTAATTAAAACAACTAATTTTGAAAATATCTATAGGAAACGATCACGCAGGAACCGATTATAAATTTGCTATTATAAAACTTCTAGAATCTAAAGGAATAAAAGTTACAAATTATGGAACAGATAGTAACGATAGTGTAGATTATCCTGATTTTGTACATCCTGTTGCTAAAGATGTGGTTAATAAATCTGCAGACTTCGGAATTCTAATTTGTGGAAGTGCAAATGGTGTAGCTATGACAGCTAATAAATATCAAGAAGTTAGAGCTGGTTTGTGCTGGAACAAAGAAATTGTTGAATTAACCAGACAACATAATAATGCTAATGTATTGTGTATTCCAGCAAGATACACTGCAATACCTCAAGCACTACAAATGGTTGACACTTTTTTAAACACAAAGTTTGAAGGAGGAAGACACCAAAATCGCGTAAATAAAATTCCTGCAGCATCTTGCTAATAAACAATATAAAATTAGCATACAATGGGTCACTCGCATTCGCATAATCATTCTCATAATAATCATGGAAATTTGCAAGGTAGAAACCTGTTAATTACTATTTTTTTAAATATTCTAATTACTACAGCACAAGTAATTGGTGGTGTTATTTCTGGGAGTTTAGCACTTTTAAGTGATGCCTTACATAATTTTAGTGATGTTATTTCATTAGTAGTGAGTTATATAGCTAATAAATTAGCGAAAAGAAAAGCATCTCTTCAAAAAACATTTGGTTATAAGCGTGCCGAAATATTAGCGGCTTTTATTAATGCTTCTACACTTATTATAGTAGCAGTTTTATTAATTATTGAAGCAATTGAACGCTTCCAGAATCCGCAAGAAATTGAATCGGGATTAGTTATATGGCTTTCCACTATTGCAATTTTAGGAAATGGTTTTAGCGTGCTTTTATTGAAAAAAGATTCTGAAATAAATATGAACCTAAAAAGCGCATATTTGCACTTACTTACCGATATGATGGCAAGTGTGGCTGTATTAGTAGGCGGTTTGTTAATGAAATTTTACGATGTATTTTGGGTAGATAGTGTGCTAACTTTTTTAATTGCTATATACTTAATTTGGATGGGTTATGATTTATTAAAATCATCAACCAAAGTACTCATGCTATTTACGCCTGAAGATATCCCAATAGATAAAATTGTTAAAGAAATTAATGCTATAGAAGGTATAAAGCATACGCATCACATTCACGTGTGGCAACTTAATGAAGAAGAAATACATTTTGAAGCGCATATAGATTTTCATAATAATATCACGTTATCTGAATTTGATGACATACTTCATACCATAGAAGAATTATTATTCCATAAATTTGAAATTAATCATGTGAACATTCAGCCAGAATTTGGTAAATGTGATGATAAAGATGTGATTGTACAAGATTAATAAGTCATGCTAGAAATAACAACTAAAACCTTTCAAGAGCTTACAACCAAAGAAATGTATGATTTACTTCAACTTAGACAAGAGGTGTTTATTGTTGAACAAAACTGTATTTATTATGATATTGATGGAAAAGACGAAAAAGCTCTCCATATTATTGGAAAAAAGAACAATAAAATAATTGCTTATACACGTGTGTTTAAACCAGATGATTATTTTAAAGAAGCTAGCATTGGTAGAGTAGTGGTGAGCAAAGAAGAGCGCCAACATAAATATGGCTATGATATCATGGAAGCCTCTATTAAAGCAGTAAATGATAATTTTAATGAAACGACTATTAAGCTGTCAGGACAAACATATTTAAAAAAATTCTACAATAATTTAGGGTTTAAAGAAATAGGAGAGGAGTATCTTGAAGATGGTATACCTCATATACTTATGGAAAAAAAATAGAGTAATGAATACACTACTCTATTTTTTTTAATTAAATACCACTTTTCAATTATTCGATTATAATTTTCTTAGTTAATTTACCTTTATTGGTATTAATATCTAATAAGTAAATCCCTTTACTTAAACTTGAGGTATTTATCTCTGTATTACTAGTTAATTCAATTAATTGACCTACATAGTTATATAATTTTAATTCTTTAAGCTCTAAACCATTTTTAAGTTCAAGATTAATACTGTTGACTGTAGGATTAGGAAATACCTTAACACTCTTAGTTAATTCTGATTTATTAGTACTTAACAACTCATCTCCTTGCACTACAGCAGATATAGCTCTGTACCAATTAATAGTATTTGATCCTGATAAATCCATTGAAGCAGGAAATGTAGGGTAATTAGTTTTTCCACTATGGTGAGCAAAATTAGAATTACCTATAGCTACAGCAACACCTTCATTAGTAGGGTTAGGATAGGCATC is from Pontimicrobium sp. SW4 and encodes:
- a CDS encoding cation diffusion facilitator family transporter gives rise to the protein MGHSHSHNHSHNNHGNLQGRNLLITIFLNILITTAQVIGGVISGSLALLSDALHNFSDVISLVVSYIANKLAKRKASLQKTFGYKRAEILAAFINASTLIIVAVLLIIEAIERFQNPQEIESGLVIWLSTIAILGNGFSVLLLKKDSEINMNLKSAYLHLLTDMMASVAVLVGGLLMKFYDVFWVDSVLTFLIAIYLIWMGYDLLKSSTKVLMLFTPEDIPIDKIVKEINAIEGIKHTHHIHVWQLNEEEIHFEAHIDFHNNITLSEFDDILHTIEELLFHKFEINHVNIQPEFGKCDDKDVIVQD
- the rpiB gene encoding ribose 5-phosphate isomerase B yields the protein MKISIGNDHAGTDYKFAIIKLLESKGIKVTNYGTDSNDSVDYPDFVHPVAKDVVNKSADFGILICGSANGVAMTANKYQEVRAGLCWNKEIVELTRQHNNANVLCIPARYTAIPQALQMVDTFLNTKFEGGRHQNRVNKIPAASC
- a CDS encoding T9SS type A sorting domain-containing protein, which translates into the protein MKKTLLFLTLISLFSLNINSQIDILKFSTENGTHLLTTDKMFSESFTMPSGNPYDLREVGINLDASTTGGVIKFAIYHSPSDPATLLWQSGDITITGGTEEYVSVSIPSGTISLMGDATYRIAVLGDPQGGTIAVDAYPNPTNEGVAVAIGNSNFAHHSGKTNYPTFPASMDLSGSNTINWYRAISAVVQGDELLSTNKSELTKSVKVFPNPTVNSINLELKNGLELKELKLYNYVGQLIELTSNTEINTSSLSKGIYLLDINTNKGKLTKKIIIE
- the rnr gene encoding ribonuclease R — its product is MTRKKRKKNSKQIHNLTDSIHTILKVDRNKSFNYKQIAAKLGVNDASSRNQIIKTLHRLKAKEEIEEVDRGKFKAIVSSEYYTGIFDASARGSGYVICEDFEDDIFIASNNVNKALHGDEVELYVYKRKKRGKLEGEITQVISRHKTEYVGVIQKHKNYAFVVPDSNKMYVDVFVPLNKTLNAEDGDKVLVKLVDWPEKQDSPTGKVIKVLGKPGEHNTEIHSILTEYGLPYEFPHEVEDYANKLDTSIQEDEIKKRRDMRDVLTFTIDPKDAKDFDDALSFQVLKNGNYEVGIHIADVSHYVKEGTILDDEAYERATSVYLVDRVVPMLPEVLSNNACSLRPNEEKYTFSAVFEMNNKAEIKNQWFGRTVTYSDARFAYEEAQSIIETKTNEIPKEISLTGKAYKTDQAIADATLKLDELAKIMRKKRMGDGAISFDKVEVKFNLDETNNPVGVFFKTSKDANKLIEEFMLLANKKVAEFIGKQSPKKTFIYRVHDEPNDEKLAALQNIVGRFGYKLNFKDRKTTTASLNNLLKEVNGKKEQNLVDTLAIRSMSKAEYTTHNIGHYGLAFDYYSHFTSPIRRYPDVMAHRLLQHYLDKGKSASEEVYEEKCQHSSNMEYLATKAERDSIKYMQIKFMQDHQDQEFVGVISGVTDWGIYVEIIENKCEGMVRIRDIKDDYYQFDQDEYALIGQATKNMYQLGDEVVVKVKQADLVKKHLDFSLIGKREDV
- a CDS encoding GNAT family N-acetyltransferase; the protein is MLEITTKTFQELTTKEMYDLLQLRQEVFIVEQNCIYYDIDGKDEKALHIIGKKNNKIIAYTRVFKPDDYFKEASIGRVVVSKEERQHKYGYDIMEASIKAVNDNFNETTIKLSGQTYLKKFYNNLGFKEIGEEYLEDGIPHILMEKK
- a CDS encoding head GIN domain-containing protein, encoding MKNILTTLVFLITSIVFSQSEITKSIGEFSELKVYDLIEVELIKSNKNEVVISGRNKNDVVIVNKNGKLKIRMNLEESYDGNNTNVKLYYTNVDIIDANEGAKIKSNDKIKQYEIELRAQEGGEINLELKVTTADIKSVTGGVIQTSGKAQSQDISISTGGVYKGKDLKTESTEIAIRAGGEADVNATDLLDIKIRAGGDVFVYGDPKKVNKSKALGGRIKHMD